Proteins from a single region of Oreochromis niloticus isolate F11D_XX linkage group LG7, O_niloticus_UMD_NMBU, whole genome shotgun sequence:
- the setd1ba gene encoding histone-lysine N-methyltransferase SETD1B-A isoform X1, producing the protein MSKPGERNRLNEDHGRKQSSSLANGMDSHPVCGSAEKRSHHWRSYKLIIDPALKKGSHKLYRYDGQTFSMPNPGIPPVDIVRDPRIGRLWTKYKETDLPVPKFKIDECYIGPVPPKEVTFARLNDNIKETFLTEMCKKFGEIEEVEILYNPKNKKHLGIAKVVFESVKAAKVAVQSLHNTSVMGNIIHVELDPKGENRLRYFQLLMNGSYTPRTLPVGGEEAREVSPRSLAEALLACEPIRRLSESGVSAGGGTLPPSSSSTPLTLETGYSSLRQDTPQSQGTPHTPRQAGTPFSQDSSYSSRQSTPAYQSSRPESSGGYKSRRHESKFQDAYNRRPERPQYRSNMYRSTPEQPPFKQHQLTPPEPPPSTTSFNYTAPPPATPNFKSAFSPYQPPLPPAFPPAEPAFHHPAQREGEYLRPPEPPLTAAVDFLPAKERPQTPPIPEPPPPEPAPHPTTPPPQTPEHCPSPGSPILDPERNSLDSRIEMLLKEKRTKLLPFLDERDSDNEVRMEGSPISSSSSQLSPIPPYTGGSQGGQQNSRPSSTGLEDISPTPLPDSEDEEPIPGTASLIKRISSPVHEKEKEGSFGGHSPAEKMDTGQQSSGEDMEISDDEMPGTPITSGECGKGIVVNSAVSPMQTMAMHPSSYHPLSHQAGFAIPHHPLAPHLAAHTGVPHPMLPPMGPYPPMPVVPMDLMSCFRWEQWSTIPMSFQMQQQMLSRMAQTRGPYPYPHFMDNGASGPFGGPYAPLSMGATPAGSTGAPGQQWQHPSLPKFNPTVPPPGYETKKEDPHKATVDGVLLVIVKELKAIMKRDLNRKMVEVVAFRAFDEWWDKKERSAKASLTPVKGTEGKEEERPKPKETIGSSLLENWNKGEGLGYEGMGLGIGLRGAIRLPSFKVKRKDPPEAAAAGDNKRARPSTPVDDELEDEDRERDQAELPSDDSKLDGDGTSAKRRHSRPLELDSEGEEEVDTSGKEESLSDREEEPGKMEVAERLSLGKESGDEEGEGEDERDSSSESSSSDSSDDEAESSSSSKASSDSSSESSDSSDYELSSEEEDDDEEDREAAEDAEVDCKDAATSSSSSSSTSSSSEDEEEGEEAEAKPPSSPAVPIPEVKEEHIRRPPSPEEPSAEDLKPPSPQHIPVKERDISDSHIPAVKSEHQEHVANLRPPTPTGVLFDSDQETKAKGKAEPEDVASTPGRLASSQLDSSTGLPKSASASVMHLPLPPHPAIEGRSLLHPPPGPLPDFPQRARLPTDEDIPRTPGRDLMERARSLGKSQSTDTVPNTPGSDAPLTGSSLLLSSPHIPGSPFSYPAQSPVLSAGVPRTPGRDLTFAPVFPDPAAINRKVSLESLDDRPVFKEPHISAVPGQVLAAGTEHSVSIPEDLPTGLSLDVPVPSDVTPLKKKPGRPKSKKLPAASAADESLELSSESIHLPDEAHLGALSVQTISARSPKRSSLDFREGEVDPQTVLPDEDNFLTYKDEAPTVVSKPARRTRRPWDEILLGSLSPVTTPPRPYFTRRSDFEEMTILYDIWNEGIDEEDIRLLQITYDKMLQQDNGNDWLNDTLWVNHPPTNIPGVKKKRRDDGMRDHATGCARSEGYYKIDKKDKIKYLQSTRLQSEEPPVDTQGMSIPAQVHASTRAGSERRSEQRRLLSSFACDSDLLKFNQLKFRKKKIRFCKSHIHDWGLFAMEPIAADEMVIEYVGQNIRQVIADMREKRYEEEGIGSSYMFRVDHDTIIDATKCGNFARFINHSCNPNCYAKVITVESQKKIVIYSRQPINVNEEITYDYKFPIEDEKIPCLCGAENCRGTLN; encoded by the exons ATGTCCAAGCCAGGGGAGAGGAACAGATTGAACGAAGACCATGGCAGAAAGCAGAGTTCAA GTTTGGCGAACGGCATGGACAGTCATCCCGTCTGCGGCTCGGCGGAGAAGCGGAGTCACCACTGGAGAAGTTACAAGTTGATAATCGACCCGGCGCTAAAGAAGGGATCTCACAAGCTGTATCGCTACGATGGACAGACTTTCAGCATGCCC AACCCCGGGATACCACCGGTGGACATCGTCAGAGACCCCAGGATCGGTCGTCTGTGGACTAAGTACAAAGAGACGGATCTGCCGGTGCCAAAATTTAAG ATCGATGAGTGTTACATCGGCCCCGTGCCTCCAAAGGAGGTGACTTTCGCCAGGCTCAACGACAACATCAAGGAAACATTTCTTACCGAGATGTGCAAAAAATTCGGAGAAATCGAGGAGGTCGAGATCCTGTACAATCCGAAGAACAAGAAGCACCTGGGAATAGCCAAAGTTGTTTTCGAGAGTGTGAAAGCCGCCaaagtggccgtgcagtcgctTCACAACACGTCTGTTATGGGAAACATCATCCACGTGGAGCTGGACCCGAAAG GTGAGAATCGCCTGAGGTACTTCCAGCTCCTGATGAATGGCAGCTACACTCCACGGACGCTGCCTGTTGGTGGAGAGGAGGCCAGAGAAGTTTCCCCTCGAAGCCTGGCAGAAGCCTTactg GCTTGCGAGCCCATCCGCAGGTTATCAGAGAGCGGCGTGTCTGCTGGGGGAGGAACATTGCCACCCAGCAGTTCCTCCACCCCCCTGACCTTGGAGACCGGCTACTCCAGCCTAAGGCAGGATACGCCACAATCCCAGGGAACCCCTCATACCCCTCGCCAGGCTGGTACGCCCTTCTCTCAGGACTCTAGTTATTCCAGTCGGCAGTCCACGCCTGCCTACCAATCCAGCCGTCCTGAGAGCTCCGGAGGTTACAAATCTCGCCGACACGAGAGTAAATTTCAGGATGCGTACAACCGGAGACCGGAGAGGCCTCAGTATCGCAGCAACATGTATCGAAGTACGCCTGAGCAGCCTCCTTTCAAACAGCACCAGCTCACACCACCTGAACCTCCACCTTCCACCACTTCTTTCAACTACACAGCGCCTCCCCCCGCTACACCGAACTTCAAGTCTGCTTTCTCACCCTACCAGCCCCCTTTGCCCCCTGCGTtccctccagcagaaccagctTTCCATCACCCAGCCCAAAGGGAGGGTGAATACCTCCGACCGCCAGAGCCGCCTCTGACGGCTGCTGTTGACTTTTTGCCCGCCAAGGAGCGACCACAGACTCCTCCGATCCCAGAGCCTCCGCCACCAGAGCCCGCTCCTCATCCAACCACCCCTCCTCCTCAAACGCCAGAGCACTGCCCTTCACCCGGTTCCCCCATTCTGGATCCAGAGCGGAACAGCCTGGATTCTCGCATTGAGATGCTGCTCAAGGAGAAAAGGACAAAACTGCTGCCGTTCCTGGACGAGCGGGACTCGGACAACGAGGTGCGAATGGAGGGAAGTCCGATTTCCTCCTCGTCCTCGCAGCTATCCCCAATCCCCCCTTACACAGGCGGCTCTCAAGGTGGTCAGCAAAATTCCCGTCCCTCCAGCACAGGTTTGGAGGACATCAGCCCCACGCCACTGCCGGACTCGGAAGATGAAGAGCCAATTCCCGGGACTGCCTCACTGATCAAGAGAATCAGCTCTCCTGTCCacgagaaagagaaagaaggatCTTTTGGAGGCCACTCTCCCGCTGAAAAAATGGACACG GGTCAACAGTCATCGGGAGAGGATATGGAAATCTCAGACGATGAGATGCCCGGGACTCCGATCACAAGCGGAGAGTGTGGCAAAGGCATCGTCGTGAACTCTGCCGTGTCCCCGATGCAGACCATGGCCATGCATCCTTCCAGCTACCACCCCCTGTCCCACCAAGCCGGCTTTGCCATCCCACATCACCCCCTGGCCCCTCACCTGGCCGCCCATACCGGAGTGCCTCACCCCATGCTGCCGCCCATGGGTCCCTACCCTCCAATGCCGGTGGTGCCTATGGATCTGATGAGCTGCTTCCGGTGGGAGCAGTGGAGCACGATTCCGATGTCCTTCcagatgcagcagcagatgcTGAGTCGCATGGCTCAGACCAGAGGGCCCTATCCCTATCCACATTTTATGGACAATGGCGCTTCCGGACCTTTCGGGGGACCCTATGCACCTCTTTCCATGGGTGCTACACCTGCAGGCAGCACAGGGGCACCTGGACAACAATGGCAGCATCCCAGTTTACCAAAGTTCAACCCTACCGTTCCTCCTCCTGGATATGAGACTAAAAAAGAAGATCCCCACAAGGCCACTGTTGATGGCGTGCTCTTGGTCATTGTCAAAGAGCTGAAGGCCATCATGAAGCGGGACCTGAACCGCAAAATGGTGGAGGTTGTGGCTTTTAGGGCCTTCGATGAGTGGTGGGATAAGAAGGAACGTTCTGCTAAG GCGTCTTTGACTCCAGTAAAAGGCACAGAagggaaagaagaagagagaccTAAACCCAAAGAGACGATTGGTTCAAGTCTCCTTGAGAACTGGAACAAGGGTGAGGGGCTGGGCTACGAGGGAATGGGCCTGGGAATCGGGTTGCGAGGGGCCATCCGCTTACCCTCCTTCAAG GTCAAACGGAAGGACCCTCCtgaggctgcagctgcaggCGACAACAAACGAGCCCGACCCTCCACGCCTGTGGACGACGAACTGGAGGACGAAG ACCGGGAACGAGACCAAGCTGAGCTCCCCTCAGATGATTCCAAACTAGATGGCGACGGCACGTCGGCAAAGAGACGCCACTCTCGACCGCTTGAGCTGGACagtgagggagaggaggaggtggacaCCTCAGGGAAGGAAGAGTCGCTGTCTGACAGGGAGGAAGAGCCTGGTAAAATGGAGGTTGCGGAGAGGCTGTCGCTGGGCAAA GAGAGTGGTGATGAGGAGGGCGAAGGTGAAGATGAGAGAGACTCATCCAGTGAAAGCTCCTCATCAGATTCGTCTGATGATG AAGCTGAGAGTTCGTCTTCCTCCAAGGCCAGCTCAGACTCCTCGTCAGAAAGCTCCGACTCCTCTGACTACGAGTTAAGCTCGGAAGAGGAAGACGACGATGAGGAAGACAGGGAGGCAGCAGAAGATGCAGAGGTTGACTGCAAAGATGCTGCGACCTCCTCATCTTCTTCATCCTCTACATCTTCATCTtctgaggatgaggaggagggggaagagGCAGAGGCTAAGCCTCCGAGCTCTCCTGCAGTACCAATCCCAGAGGTCAAGGAGGAGCACATACGCAGACCTCCCAGTCCTGAGGAGCCGTCAGCAGAGGACCTGAAGCCACCATCACCTCAACACATCCCTG TCAAAGAGCGAGACATCAGTGACAGCCACATTCCTGCAGTGAAGTCTGAACATCAGGAGCATGTAGCAAACCTTCGACCACCCACACCCACAGGCGTCCTGTTTGACAGTGACCAGGAGACAAAAGCAAAAGGTAAAGCAGAGCCTGAAGATGTAGCCAGCACCCCTGGTCGTTTAGCCTCCTCCCAATTAGATTCAAGCACAGGTCTTCCCAAATCGGCCTCCGCATCTGTAATgcacctccctctccctcctcaCCCGGCAATAGAAGGCCGATCCCTTCTCCATCCGCCCCCAGGCCCCCTGCCCGACTTCCCTCAGCGGGCCCGGCTCCCAACAGATGAGGATATCCCCCGCACGCCCGGCAGGGACCTCATGGAGCGTGCCCGAAGTCTGGGTAAATCCCAGAGCACCGACACAGTGCCCAACACACCAGGCAGTGATGCTCCGCTCACGGGCAGCAGTCTGTTGCTTAGCTCCCCTCACATCCCTGGTAGTCCTTTCTCCTACCCTGCTCAGTCCCCTGTCCTTAGCGCTGGAGTGCCCCGTACTCCAGGAAGAGACTTAACATTCGCCCCCGTCTTCCCTGACCCTGCAGCAATTAATAGGAAAGTGTCCTTGGAGAGCTTGGATGATAGACCAGTTTTTAAGGAGCCGCACATCAGCGCTGTGCCAGGTCAGGTCCTGGCAGCTGGCACAGAGCACTCAGTCAGCATCCCTGAAGATCTACCTACTGGTCTCTCTCTAGATGTCCCTGTGCCGTCCGATGTCACGCCGTTGAAGAAGAAACCTGGACGAcccaaaagcaaaaagctgcCAGCGGCCTCTGCGGCTGATGAGTCTTTGGAGCTCTCATCCGAGTCCATCCATCTGCCTGATGAAGCACATCTCGGAGCTCTCTCTGTACAGACGATCTCTGCACGGTCCCCCAAACGCTCAAGCCTGGACTTCCGGGAAGGAGAGGTGGATCCTCAGACCGTGTTACCTGATGAAGACAACTTCCTGACCTACAAAGACGAGGCACCCACAGTGGTCTCAAAACCGGCACGAAGGACACGGCGGCCCTGGGATGAGATCCTGCTGGGAAGCCTGTCTCCTGTCACCACGCCTCCGCGGCCATACTTCACCCGACGCTCTGATTTTGAGGAGATGACCATCCTGTATGACATCTGGAATGAAGGCATAGACGAGGAGGACATACGGCTTCTGCAGATCACCTACGACAAGATGCTCCAGCAGGACAACGGTAACGACTGGCTCAACGACACGCTCTGGGTCAACCATCCTC CTACTAACATCCCTGGAGTGAAGAAAAAGAGGCGAGATGATGGCATGAGGGATCACGCTACGGGCTGCGCGCGAAGCGAGGGATACTACAAGATCGACAAGAAGGACAAGATCAAGTACCTTCAGAGCACGCGGCTGCAGTCGGAGGAGCCGCCGGTTGACACACAG GGCATGAGTATTCCTGCGCAGGTCCACGCCTCAACCAGAGCTGGCTCGGAGCGGCGTTCGGAGCAGCGGCGCTTGCTGTCCTCTTTTGCATGTGATAGCGACCTGCTCAAGTTCAACCAGCTGAAG TTCCGTAAGAAGAAGATCAGATTCTGCAAGTCGCACATCCACGATTGGGGTCTGTTCGCCATGGAGCCCATCGCTGCTGATGAAATGGTGATCGAATATGTGGGACAGAACATCAGACAG